One region of Girardinichthys multiradiatus isolate DD_20200921_A chromosome 1, DD_fGirMul_XY1, whole genome shotgun sequence genomic DNA includes:
- the dnajc5aa gene encoding dnaJ (Hsp40) homolog, subfamily C, member 5aa, with translation MAEQQRQRSLSTAGESLYHVLGVDKVATSDDIKRSYRKLALKFHPDKNPDNPEAADKFKEINNAHAILNDPTKRNIYDKYGSLGLYVAEQFGEENVNTYFVLSSWWAKALFVFCGLATGCYFCCCLCCCCNCCCGRCKPRPREGQEQDFYVSPEDLEAQLQSDEREAAGEPIVLQPSATETTQLTSDGHYSYHTDTGFN, from the exons ATGGCTGAGCAGCAGAGGCAGCGCTCTCTGTCCACCGCTGGGGAGTCTCTCTACCACGTGCTGGGAGTCGACAAGGTGGCCACATCGGATGACATCAAGAGGTCCTACAG GAAACTGGCACTAAAGTTCCACCCTGACAAGAACCCAGACAATCCGGAGGCAGCGGACAAGTTCAAAGAGATAAACAATGCCCATGCCATCCTGAATGACCCCACAAAGCGTAATATTTATGATAAATACGGCTCTCTGGGACTTTATGTGGCTGAGCAGTTTGGGGAGGAGAATGTTAACACTTACTTTGTCCTTTCAAGCTGGTGGGCAAAG GCTCTGTTTGTATTCTGCGGCCTGGCGACGGGATGCTACTTCTGCTGCTGCCTGTGCTGCTGCTGTAACTGCTGCTGTGGACGATGTAAACCTCGGCCTCGGGAGGGCCAGGAGCAGGACTTCTACGTATCCCCTGAGGACCTGGAGGCTCAGCTGCAGTCTGATGAGAGAG AGGCTGCTGGTGAGCCCATAGTGCTGCAGCCATCGGCAACAGAGACGACCCAGCTAACATCAGATGGGCACTACTCTTACCACACCGACACTGGCTTCAACTAA
- the LOC124876464 gene encoding tumor protein D54-like isoform X4, which translates to MSRPVFNGMSSSLNLPTRITGNGCSHTNLREDDLDSLRFELTKTEDEIQTLRQVLMAKEKYAADIRRQLGMSPLSNVKQNLSKGWQEVQTSAPYLTASATLEDISNSSVYVRTRDGLSQAGQVTSAALSNVGVAITRRLAQMRALPLPSSSRSLSHTISVPSMRHSSTFKSIEEIVGSVKDKVTGGVSNNEETSGFERSFSRNQT; encoded by the exons ATGAGTCGACCAG TTTTCAATGGGATGTCTTCATCGCTGAATTTACCCACAAGGATTACAGGGAATGGATGTTCACATACAAATCTTAGAGAGGATGACTTGGACAGTCTGCGTTTTGAGCTTACAAAG ACAGAGGATGAAATTCAGACATTAAGGCAGGTCCTTAtggcaaaagaaaaatatgcagCAGACATCAGGAGGCAGCTGGGGATGAGTCCTCTCAGTAATGTGAAACAGAACCTGTCCAAGGGTTGGCAGGAAGTCCAGACCTCAGCTCC ATATCTCACAGCCTCTGCCACTCTGGAGGACATCAGCAACTCCAGCGT ATATGTGAGGACACGAGATGGTCTGTCTCAAGCAGGCCAGGTGACATCTGCTGCTCTGTCCAACGTGGGCGTGGCCATCACCAGAAGACTGGCACAGATGAG AGCCCTGCCTCTCCCGAGCTCATCACG CAGCTTGAGCCACACTATAAGTGTGCCATCTATGAG GCATTCCTCCACATTCAAGTCTATTGAAGAAATCGTTGGCAGTGTGAAG GATAAAGTGACAGGAGGTGTATCAAACAATGAAGAGACCTCTGGATTTGAAAGAAGTTTCTCACGCAACCAAACCTGA
- the LOC124876464 gene encoding tumor protein D54-like isoform X5, giving the protein MDSIFNGMSSSLNLPTRITGNGCSHTNLREDDLDSLRFELTKTEDEIQTLRQVLMAKEKYAADIRRQLGMSPLSNVKQNLSKGWQEVQTSAPYLTASATLEDISNSSVYVRTRDGLSQAGQVTSAALSNVGVAITRRLAQMRALPLPSSSRSLSHTISVPSMRHSSTFKSIEEIVGSVKDKVTGGVSNNEETSGFERSFSRNQT; this is encoded by the exons ATGGACTCGA TTTTCAATGGGATGTCTTCATCGCTGAATTTACCCACAAGGATTACAGGGAATGGATGTTCACATACAAATCTTAGAGAGGATGACTTGGACAGTCTGCGTTTTGAGCTTACAAAG ACAGAGGATGAAATTCAGACATTAAGGCAGGTCCTTAtggcaaaagaaaaatatgcagCAGACATCAGGAGGCAGCTGGGGATGAGTCCTCTCAGTAATGTGAAACAGAACCTGTCCAAGGGTTGGCAGGAAGTCCAGACCTCAGCTCC ATATCTCACAGCCTCTGCCACTCTGGAGGACATCAGCAACTCCAGCGT ATATGTGAGGACACGAGATGGTCTGTCTCAAGCAGGCCAGGTGACATCTGCTGCTCTGTCCAACGTGGGCGTGGCCATCACCAGAAGACTGGCACAGATGAG AGCCCTGCCTCTCCCGAGCTCATCACG CAGCTTGAGCCACACTATAAGTGTGCCATCTATGAG GCATTCCTCCACATTCAAGTCTATTGAAGAAATCGTTGGCAGTGTGAAG GATAAAGTGACAGGAGGTGTATCAAACAATGAAGAGACCTCTGGATTTGAAAGAAGTTTCTCACGCAACCAAACCTGA
- the LOC124876464 gene encoding tumor protein D54-like isoform X6 — MEDKGTSLQIFNGMSSSLNLPTRITGNGCSHTNLREDDLDSLRFELTKTEDEIQTLRQVLMAKEKYAADIRRQLGMSPLSNVKQNLSKGWQEVQTSAPYLTASATLEDISNSSVYVRTRDGLSQAGQVTSAALSNVGVAITRRLAQMSSLSHTISVPSMRHSSTFKSIEEIVGSVKDKVTGGVSNNEETSGFERSFSRNQT, encoded by the exons ATGGAAGACAAAGGTACAAGTcttcaaa TTTTCAATGGGATGTCTTCATCGCTGAATTTACCCACAAGGATTACAGGGAATGGATGTTCACATACAAATCTTAGAGAGGATGACTTGGACAGTCTGCGTTTTGAGCTTACAAAG ACAGAGGATGAAATTCAGACATTAAGGCAGGTCCTTAtggcaaaagaaaaatatgcagCAGACATCAGGAGGCAGCTGGGGATGAGTCCTCTCAGTAATGTGAAACAGAACCTGTCCAAGGGTTGGCAGGAAGTCCAGACCTCAGCTCC ATATCTCACAGCCTCTGCCACTCTGGAGGACATCAGCAACTCCAGCGT ATATGTGAGGACACGAGATGGTCTGTCTCAAGCAGGCCAGGTGACATCTGCTGCTCTGTCCAACGTGGGCGTGGCCATCACCAGAAGACTGGCACAGATGAG CAGCTTGAGCCACACTATAAGTGTGCCATCTATGAG GCATTCCTCCACATTCAAGTCTATTGAAGAAATCGTTGGCAGTGTGAAG GATAAAGTGACAGGAGGTGTATCAAACAATGAAGAGACCTCTGGATTTGAAAGAAGTTTCTCACGCAACCAAACCTGA
- the LOC124876464 gene encoding tumor protein D54-like isoform X1 has protein sequence MEDKGTSLQIFNGMSSSLNLPTRITGNGCSHTNLREDDLDSLRFELTKTEDEIQTLRQVLMAKEKYAADIRRQLGMSPLSNVKQNLSKGWQEVQTSAPYLTASATLEDISNSSVYVRTRDGLSQAGQVTSAALSNVGVAITRRLAQMRALPLPSSSRSLSHTISVPSMRHSSTFKSIEEIVGSVKDKVTGGVSNNEETSGFERSFSRNQT, from the exons ATGGAAGACAAAGGTACAAGTcttcaaa TTTTCAATGGGATGTCTTCATCGCTGAATTTACCCACAAGGATTACAGGGAATGGATGTTCACATACAAATCTTAGAGAGGATGACTTGGACAGTCTGCGTTTTGAGCTTACAAAG ACAGAGGATGAAATTCAGACATTAAGGCAGGTCCTTAtggcaaaagaaaaatatgcagCAGACATCAGGAGGCAGCTGGGGATGAGTCCTCTCAGTAATGTGAAACAGAACCTGTCCAAGGGTTGGCAGGAAGTCCAGACCTCAGCTCC ATATCTCACAGCCTCTGCCACTCTGGAGGACATCAGCAACTCCAGCGT ATATGTGAGGACACGAGATGGTCTGTCTCAAGCAGGCCAGGTGACATCTGCTGCTCTGTCCAACGTGGGCGTGGCCATCACCAGAAGACTGGCACAGATGAG AGCCCTGCCTCTCCCGAGCTCATCACG CAGCTTGAGCCACACTATAAGTGTGCCATCTATGAG GCATTCCTCCACATTCAAGTCTATTGAAGAAATCGTTGGCAGTGTGAAG GATAAAGTGACAGGAGGTGTATCAAACAATGAAGAGACCTCTGGATTTGAAAGAAGTTTCTCACGCAACCAAACCTGA
- the LOC124876464 gene encoding tumor protein D54-like isoform X3: MEDKVFNGMSSSLNLPTRITGNGCSHTNLREDDLDSLRFELTKTEDEIQTLRQVLMAKEKYAADIRRQLGMSPLSNVKQNLSKGWQEVQTSAPYLTASATLEDISNSSVYVRTRDGLSQAGQVTSAALSNVGVAITRRLAQMRALPLPSSSRSLSHTISVPSMRHSSTFKSIEEIVGSVKDKVTGGVSNNEETSGFERSFSRNQT; encoded by the exons ATGGAAGACAAAG TTTTCAATGGGATGTCTTCATCGCTGAATTTACCCACAAGGATTACAGGGAATGGATGTTCACATACAAATCTTAGAGAGGATGACTTGGACAGTCTGCGTTTTGAGCTTACAAAG ACAGAGGATGAAATTCAGACATTAAGGCAGGTCCTTAtggcaaaagaaaaatatgcagCAGACATCAGGAGGCAGCTGGGGATGAGTCCTCTCAGTAATGTGAAACAGAACCTGTCCAAGGGTTGGCAGGAAGTCCAGACCTCAGCTCC ATATCTCACAGCCTCTGCCACTCTGGAGGACATCAGCAACTCCAGCGT ATATGTGAGGACACGAGATGGTCTGTCTCAAGCAGGCCAGGTGACATCTGCTGCTCTGTCCAACGTGGGCGTGGCCATCACCAGAAGACTGGCACAGATGAG AGCCCTGCCTCTCCCGAGCTCATCACG CAGCTTGAGCCACACTATAAGTGTGCCATCTATGAG GCATTCCTCCACATTCAAGTCTATTGAAGAAATCGTTGGCAGTGTGAAG GATAAAGTGACAGGAGGTGTATCAAACAATGAAGAGACCTCTGGATTTGAAAGAAGTTTCTCACGCAACCAAACCTGA
- the LOC124876464 gene encoding tumor protein D54-like isoform X7, with protein MEDKGTSLQIFNGMSSSLNLPTRITGNGCSHTNLREDDLDSLRFELTKTEDEIQTLRQVLMAKEKYAADIRRQLGMSPLSNVKQNLSKGWQEVQTSAPYLTASATLEDISNSSVYVRTRDGLSQAGQVTSAALSNVGVAITRRLAQMSLSHTISVPSMRHSSTFKSIEEIVGSVKDKVTGGVSNNEETSGFERSFSRNQT; from the exons ATGGAAGACAAAGGTACAAGTcttcaaa TTTTCAATGGGATGTCTTCATCGCTGAATTTACCCACAAGGATTACAGGGAATGGATGTTCACATACAAATCTTAGAGAGGATGACTTGGACAGTCTGCGTTTTGAGCTTACAAAG ACAGAGGATGAAATTCAGACATTAAGGCAGGTCCTTAtggcaaaagaaaaatatgcagCAGACATCAGGAGGCAGCTGGGGATGAGTCCTCTCAGTAATGTGAAACAGAACCTGTCCAAGGGTTGGCAGGAAGTCCAGACCTCAGCTCC ATATCTCACAGCCTCTGCCACTCTGGAGGACATCAGCAACTCCAGCGT ATATGTGAGGACACGAGATGGTCTGTCTCAAGCAGGCCAGGTGACATCTGCTGCTCTGTCCAACGTGGGCGTGGCCATCACCAGAAGACTGGCACAGATGAG CTTGAGCCACACTATAAGTGTGCCATCTATGAG GCATTCCTCCACATTCAAGTCTATTGAAGAAATCGTTGGCAGTGTGAAG GATAAAGTGACAGGAGGTGTATCAAACAATGAAGAGACCTCTGGATTTGAAAGAAGTTTCTCACGCAACCAAACCTGA
- the LOC124876464 gene encoding tumor protein D54-like isoform X2: MEDKGTSLQIFNGMSSSLNLPTRITGNGCSHTNLREDDLDSLRFELTKTEDEIQTLRQVLMAKEKYAADIRRQLGMSPLSNVKQNLSKGWQEVQTSAPYLTASATLEDISNSSVYVRTRDGLSQAGQVTSAALSNVGVAITRRLAQMRALPLPSSSRLSHTISVPSMRHSSTFKSIEEIVGSVKDKVTGGVSNNEETSGFERSFSRNQT; this comes from the exons ATGGAAGACAAAGGTACAAGTcttcaaa TTTTCAATGGGATGTCTTCATCGCTGAATTTACCCACAAGGATTACAGGGAATGGATGTTCACATACAAATCTTAGAGAGGATGACTTGGACAGTCTGCGTTTTGAGCTTACAAAG ACAGAGGATGAAATTCAGACATTAAGGCAGGTCCTTAtggcaaaagaaaaatatgcagCAGACATCAGGAGGCAGCTGGGGATGAGTCCTCTCAGTAATGTGAAACAGAACCTGTCCAAGGGTTGGCAGGAAGTCCAGACCTCAGCTCC ATATCTCACAGCCTCTGCCACTCTGGAGGACATCAGCAACTCCAGCGT ATATGTGAGGACACGAGATGGTCTGTCTCAAGCAGGCCAGGTGACATCTGCTGCTCTGTCCAACGTGGGCGTGGCCATCACCAGAAGACTGGCACAGATGAG AGCCCTGCCTCTCCCGAGCTCATCACG CTTGAGCCACACTATAAGTGTGCCATCTATGAG GCATTCCTCCACATTCAAGTCTATTGAAGAAATCGTTGGCAGTGTGAAG GATAAAGTGACAGGAGGTGTATCAAACAATGAAGAGACCTCTGGATTTGAAAGAAGTTTCTCACGCAACCAAACCTGA
- the LOC124876464 gene encoding tumor protein D54-like isoform X8 codes for MSSSLNLPTRITGNGCSHTNLREDDLDSLRFELTKTEDEIQTLRQVLMAKEKYAADIRRQLGMSPLSNVKQNLSKGWQEVQTSAPYLTASATLEDISNSSVYVRTRDGLSQAGQVTSAALSNVGVAITRRLAQMRALPLPSSSRSLSHTISVPSMRHSSTFKSIEEIVGSVKDKVTGGVSNNEETSGFERSFSRNQT; via the exons ATGTCTTCATCGCTGAATTTACCCACAAGGATTACAGGGAATGGATGTTCACATACAAATCTTAGAGAGGATGACTTGGACAGTCTGCGTTTTGAGCTTACAAAG ACAGAGGATGAAATTCAGACATTAAGGCAGGTCCTTAtggcaaaagaaaaatatgcagCAGACATCAGGAGGCAGCTGGGGATGAGTCCTCTCAGTAATGTGAAACAGAACCTGTCCAAGGGTTGGCAGGAAGTCCAGACCTCAGCTCC ATATCTCACAGCCTCTGCCACTCTGGAGGACATCAGCAACTCCAGCGT ATATGTGAGGACACGAGATGGTCTGTCTCAAGCAGGCCAGGTGACATCTGCTGCTCTGTCCAACGTGGGCGTGGCCATCACCAGAAGACTGGCACAGATGAG AGCCCTGCCTCTCCCGAGCTCATCACG CAGCTTGAGCCACACTATAAGTGTGCCATCTATGAG GCATTCCTCCACATTCAAGTCTATTGAAGAAATCGTTGGCAGTGTGAAG GATAAAGTGACAGGAGGTGTATCAAACAATGAAGAGACCTCTGGATTTGAAAGAAGTTTCTCACGCAACCAAACCTGA
- the ppdpfa gene encoding pancreatic progenitor cell differentiation and proliferation factor A, producing the protein MAAIPSSGSLIATHDYYRRRLGSNSSNSSCGSAEYTGEVIPHHPALPRQDSGHWWTSFFFAKQNQLFLQNGSENQKNGSYIVTNGQVTCVAKEMVRTRQLSESSENGKHEPISPPPTSSS; encoded by the exons ATGGCAGCAATTCCATCAAGTGGCTCTCTCATCGCCACACATGACTACTACAGAA GACGTCTCGGGTCCAACTCCAGTAACAGCTCTTGCGGGAGCGCCGAATACACTGGGGAGGTTATTCCACACCATCCAG CACTTCCAAGGCAAGACTCTGGTCACTGGTGGACCTCCTTCTTCTTTGCAAAGCAGAACCAGCTTTTTCTGCAAAATGGATCTGAAAATCAGAA GAATGGATCCTACATTGTGACCAATGGGCAGGTGACCTGCGTCGCCAAGGAAATGGTTAGGACCAGACAACTCAGCGAAAGCAGCGAAAATGGAAAACATGAACCTATATCCCCTCCACCAACTTCTTCCTCCTAG